Proteins from a genomic interval of Poecile atricapillus isolate bPoeAtr1 chromosome 1, bPoeAtr1.hap1, whole genome shotgun sequence:
- the SLC25A6 gene encoding ADP/ATP translocase 3, translating to MADQAISFLKDFLAGGVAAAISKTAVAPIERVKLLLQVQHASKQIAADKQYKGIIDCVVRIPKEQGVLSFWRGNLANVIRYFPTQALNFAFKDKYKQVFLGGVDKHTQFWRYFAGNLASGGAAGATSLCFVYPLDFARTRLAADVGKAGADREFSGLGDCLVKITKSDGVRGLYQGFNVSVQGIIIYRAAYFGIYDTAKGMLPDPRNTHIVISWMIAQTVTAVAGVVSYPFDTVRRRMMMQSGRKGADIMYSGTIDCWRKIARDEGGKAFFKGAWSNVLRGMGGAFVLVLYDEFKKVI from the exons ATGGCGGACCAGGCCATCTCCTTCCTCAAGGACTTTCTGGCGGGCGGCGTCGCTGCAGCCATCAGCAAGACCGCGGTGGCGCCCATCGAGCGGGTCAAGCTTTTGCTCCAG gTGCAACATGCGAGTAAACAGATTGCTGCTGATAAGCAGTACAAGGGTATCATCGACTGTGTAGTGCGTATTCCAAAGGAACAAGGAGTGCTGTCCTTCTGGAGAGGAAACTTGGCAAATGTCATCAGATACTTCCCAACTCAAGCTCTTAATTTTGCCTTCAAGGATAAGTATAAGCAGGTGTTTTTGGGAGGTGTAGACAAGCACACTCAGTTCTGGAGGTATTTTGCTGGTAACCTGGCATCTGGTGGTGCAGCTGGAGCCACTTCCCTCTGCTTTGTCTACCCCTTGGATTTTGCAAGAACCCGTTTGGCTGCTGATGTTGGAAAAGCTGGCGCAGACAGAGAATTCTCTGGTCTCGGGGACTGCCTAGTCAAAATCACCAAGTCTGATGGTGTGCGTGGCTTGTACCAAGGGTTCAATGTCTCTGTCCAAGGCATCATCATCTATAGAGCTGCCTACTTTGGGATCTATGATACAGCAAAAG GCATGCTCCCAGATCCCAGAAATACTCACATTGTTATCAGCTGGATGATTGCCCAGACAGTGACTGCTGTGGCCGGCGTGGTCTCCTATCCTTTTGATACAGTGCGACGTAGAATGATGATGCAGTCAGGACGCAAAGGAG ctgatATCATGTACTCCGGAACAATTGACTGCTGGCGGAAGATTGCAAGGGATGAAGGAGGAAAGGCCTTCTTCAAGGGTGCATGGTCTAACGTTCTCAGAGGCATGGGGGGTGCTTTCGTGCTTGTGCTGTATGATGAATTCAAGAAAGTAATTTAA